The Echinicola rosea genome has a segment encoding these proteins:
- a CDS encoding glycoside hydrolase family 43 protein: MNHHLLRFLGLMLGGIGLFSVLSCSSKGRIAHEVNLKNSPKEGDMKGYLMVYFKDDDHSLHMALSKDGYSFTDINAGKAVIAGDTIAEQKGIRDPHIYRGPGGTFYLAMTDLHIFAKRDGLRDTEWQRPGEEFGWGNNRGFVLMKSDDLIQWDVAQVSLPDAFSGYDGIGCAWAPETTFDEKEGKLMLYYTMRWGNGQNKMYYSYINDAFDSLLTEPELIFEYPKEVSFIDADITKVGDKYHMFYTPHDGIPGIKQAVSSSINKDYQYDSVWYDTEPEASEAPNVWKRIGEEKWVLMYDIYGIQPHNFGFRETRDFEHFDDLGHFNEGVMQATNFSSPKHGAVVHLTGPEAEKLATHWGLEMDFE; the protein is encoded by the coding sequence ATGAATCATCACCTCCTTCGATTTTTAGGGCTAATGTTAGGTGGTATTGGCCTTTTTAGTGTTTTGTCATGCTCCTCAAAAGGGCGTATAGCCCATGAAGTCAACCTAAAAAATTCTCCCAAAGAAGGTGATATGAAAGGTTACTTGATGGTTTATTTTAAGGATGACGACCATAGCCTGCACATGGCCCTTAGCAAAGATGGATATAGCTTTACCGATATCAATGCTGGCAAAGCAGTGATCGCTGGAGATACCATTGCGGAGCAAAAGGGCATCAGGGATCCCCATATCTATCGTGGGCCAGGTGGGACGTTTTACCTTGCGATGACGGATTTGCACATTTTTGCCAAGAGGGATGGGCTGCGTGATACGGAATGGCAACGCCCGGGAGAGGAATTTGGCTGGGGAAATAACCGGGGTTTTGTACTCATGAAATCCGACGATCTTATCCAGTGGGATGTGGCACAGGTTAGTTTGCCTGATGCTTTCAGTGGATACGATGGGATTGGTTGTGCTTGGGCGCCGGAAACTACCTTTGATGAGAAAGAGGGAAAATTAATGCTTTACTATACCATGCGCTGGGGCAATGGACAGAATAAGATGTACTATTCCTATATCAATGACGCTTTTGACAGTTTATTGACTGAGCCTGAGTTGATATTCGAATATCCCAAGGAAGTGAGTTTTATCGATGCCGACATTACCAAGGTGGGCGATAAGTACCACATGTTTTATACCCCACATGATGGTATCCCGGGGATCAAACAGGCCGTTTCCTCGTCGATCAATAAAGATTATCAATACGATTCCGTTTGGTATGATACGGAGCCAGAAGCCAGTGAAGCCCCGAATGTTTGGAAGCGGATTGGGGAGGAAAAGTGGGTGCTGATGTATGATATTTACGGGATTCAGCCTCATAATTTTGGCTTCAGGGAAACGCGTGATTTTGAGCATTTTGATGATTTGGGGCACTTTAACGAAGGCGTGATGCAGGCCACCAATTTCAGTTCGCCAAAACACGGGGCAGTGGTACACCTTACTGGACCAGAGGCAGAGAAACTGGCCACACACTGGGGATTAGAGATGGACTTTGAATGA
- a CDS encoding PSD1 and planctomycete cytochrome C domain-containing protein, protein MQQPRAIILFTLFIAASLVSCQDDEPVDFNAEVRPIINNKCITCHGGVKQSGDFSLLFESDALAETKSGKPAILPGNATESEMIKRILHTDPEERMPPEGPPLSEEEIKTLKKWINEGAKWQDHWSFVAPQSPTVPAADLASWNKNPVDRFVLAKMDEKGLEPSPEAAPSTLARRLSLDLVGLPPTAEMIQNLQKDPSLQNYERLVDELLASDHFGEKWASMWLDLARYADSKGYEKDAHRDMWKYRDWVINAFNEYMPFDQFTIEQLAGDMLPSPSKDQLIATGFHRNTMTNDEGGTDDEEFRVAAVLDRVNTTWEVWQGITFACVQCHSHPYDPIRHEEYYEFYAFLNNTADTDASPVESPVLPVFTDIDQKKEAALIRWVDSVKSSKPTYELAALVKSKEEELKAMKTYYLPIMRELPEEEKRTTHVFERGNWTVHGMEVQPDVPGSMPDLPANAAKNRLSMARWLVDPHNPLTARVTVNRVWGQLFGKGIVLTQEDFGSQGTPPTHPELLDWLAVNWVENQQWQFKALIKSMVMSATYRQTSRVTKTKLQLDAANDYLSRGPRVRLTAEQVRDQALAVSGLLSNKMHGPSVMPYQPEGIWQVVYSGAKWQNDTDEDAHRRAVYTYIRRTSPYPSMVTFDGPSREFCVNRRIDTNTPLQALVTLNDPVYIEAAQALAKKMEAAGSTPKVQITKGYELALFSPPSPKELQTLVTLYQNAQSHFQQSSEGLENLGNTETDPKRNALTMVANAIMNLDAFITKE, encoded by the coding sequence ATGCAGCAACCTAGGGCCATTATTCTATTTACATTATTCATTGCAGCGTCACTGGTTTCCTGTCAGGATGATGAACCAGTTGATTTCAATGCAGAAGTGCGGCCTATTATTAATAATAAATGCATCACCTGTCACGGGGGAGTAAAGCAATCAGGAGATTTCAGCCTCTTGTTTGAATCGGATGCGCTAGCTGAAACCAAGTCCGGCAAACCAGCCATTCTCCCCGGCAATGCAACCGAAAGTGAGATGATCAAACGGATCCTCCATACCGATCCAGAGGAACGGATGCCGCCAGAAGGCCCTCCACTTAGCGAAGAAGAAATAAAAACGCTTAAAAAATGGATAAATGAAGGTGCCAAGTGGCAAGACCACTGGTCCTTCGTAGCACCGCAATCCCCCACAGTGCCAGCGGCAGACTTGGCGTCATGGAACAAAAACCCCGTTGATCGGTTCGTACTGGCCAAAATGGACGAAAAAGGACTCGAGCCCTCTCCTGAGGCAGCACCTTCCACACTTGCCAGAAGACTTAGCCTGGATCTCGTGGGCCTTCCTCCTACTGCCGAAATGATCCAAAACCTACAAAAAGACCCTTCCCTTCAAAATTACGAGCGATTGGTCGATGAGCTCTTGGCCTCAGATCATTTTGGAGAAAAATGGGCTTCTATGTGGCTTGACCTCGCTCGCTACGCCGACTCAAAAGGCTACGAAAAAGACGCCCACCGGGACATGTGGAAATACCGGGACTGGGTCATCAATGCCTTCAATGAATACATGCCATTTGACCAATTCACCATTGAGCAGCTGGCGGGGGACATGCTTCCTTCTCCCTCCAAAGACCAATTGATTGCTACAGGCTTTCACCGTAATACCATGACCAATGATGAGGGTGGCACCGATGACGAAGAATTCAGGGTAGCCGCCGTACTGGACAGGGTAAATACCACTTGGGAAGTGTGGCAGGGCATCACCTTTGCCTGTGTGCAGTGCCACAGCCATCCCTATGACCCTATTCGTCATGAAGAATACTACGAATTTTATGCTTTCCTGAACAATACTGCCGACACAGACGCTTCGCCAGTAGAAAGCCCCGTACTGCCTGTTTTCACGGATATTGACCAAAAAAAAGAAGCCGCGCTAATTCGTTGGGTTGACTCTGTCAAATCCTCTAAACCTACGTATGAACTGGCCGCACTCGTAAAATCCAAGGAAGAAGAGCTGAAGGCCATGAAGACCTATTATCTTCCAATCATGCGGGAATTACCCGAAGAGGAAAAAAGAACTACGCATGTCTTTGAAAGGGGAAACTGGACCGTACATGGAATGGAAGTCCAGCCTGATGTACCAGGCTCCATGCCCGACCTCCCAGCAAACGCCGCAAAGAACCGGCTCAGCATGGCCCGATGGCTAGTAGATCCCCATAACCCACTTACCGCCAGGGTGACTGTAAACAGGGTTTGGGGACAGCTTTTTGGAAAAGGAATTGTCCTTACCCAAGAAGACTTTGGCAGTCAGGGAACGCCTCCCACACACCCTGAACTCTTGGACTGGCTCGCGGTCAATTGGGTTGAAAACCAACAATGGCAGTTCAAAGCACTGATCAAGTCCATGGTCATGTCCGCCACTTACCGTCAAACTTCTCGCGTAACAAAAACCAAACTCCAACTGGACGCAGCAAATGACTACCTTTCCCGAGGCCCCAGGGTCAGGCTGACTGCCGAACAAGTCCGTGACCAGGCACTGGCCGTCAGTGGCTTGCTAAGCAATAAAATGCATGGACCATCCGTCATGCCATATCAGCCCGAAGGAATCTGGCAAGTCGTTTATAGTGGAGCAAAATGGCAAAACGATACCGATGAAGATGCCCATAGAAGGGCCGTTTATACCTATATCCGGCGTACCAGCCCTTATCCTTCTATGGTTACTTTTGACGGCCCCAGCAGGGAATTCTGCGTCAATCGGCGCATAGACACCAACACGCCTTTACAGGCATTGGTCACACTGAATGACCCGGTCTATATCGAAGCAGCACAGGCTTTGGCAAAAAAAATGGAAGCTGCCGGAAGCACTCCTAAAGTCCAAATCACCAAAGGCTATGAACTGGCTTTGTTCTCACCTCCCAGCCCCAAGGAACTCCAAACCCTCGTCACACTTTACCAAAATGCCCAATCCCATTTTCAACAGTCCAGTGAAGGACTGGAAAACCTGGGCAATACTGAAACAGATCCCAAGCGAAACGCCCTGACCATGGTCGCCAACGCCATCATGAACCTGGATGCTTTCATCACTAAAGAATAA
- a CDS encoding glycoside hydrolase family 43 protein, giving the protein MKHSYFKWAVLTLLMTIGFDQLATAQWKVRENIPLDSIRLSDPCILADHKTEMYYMTGTGGLLWKSKDLKAWTGPFRVAEASEISWAGDRPAIWAAELHEYKGKYYYFATFTNQRTIIDTVDDTEVPRRASHVLVSEEPDGPYRPVGEENYLPEDWATLDGTFWVEDEIPYLIFCHEWLQVGDGTMEMIQLKPDLSGTVGSSKLLFKASASSWSRREVEGEVIPSQVTDGPYLFRTGNGRLGMIWTSWVYDVYTQGVAYSETGKLEGPWIQEEKPITPANFGHGMLFQTFDGTWLMAAHSHREENSRYIRIPHLFEVDLSGDKLKVVGAFDVD; this is encoded by the coding sequence ATGAAACATAGCTATTTTAAGTGGGCGGTTTTGACCTTGTTGATGACCATCGGTTTTGATCAACTCGCCACGGCCCAGTGGAAGGTAAGGGAAAATATTCCGTTAGATTCTATTCGGTTAAGTGATCCATGCATCTTGGCCGATCATAAGACTGAGATGTACTATATGACAGGTACTGGAGGATTGCTTTGGAAAAGCAAGGACCTAAAAGCATGGACAGGGCCATTCCGGGTGGCAGAAGCAAGTGAGATTTCCTGGGCTGGTGACCGGCCGGCGATTTGGGCAGCGGAGCTGCACGAGTACAAGGGGAAGTACTATTATTTTGCCACATTTACCAATCAACGAACCATTATCGATACGGTGGACGATACGGAAGTACCGCGTCGTGCCAGTCATGTATTGGTAAGTGAGGAGCCAGATGGACCCTACAGGCCAGTAGGGGAAGAAAATTATTTGCCGGAAGATTGGGCCACGCTGGATGGTACGTTTTGGGTAGAGGATGAGATTCCTTATTTGATTTTTTGTCATGAATGGCTGCAGGTGGGCGATGGTACTATGGAAATGATACAGCTAAAGCCCGATCTGAGTGGGACGGTCGGAAGCAGCAAATTACTGTTTAAGGCTAGTGCTTCGTCATGGAGCCGCCGAGAGGTGGAGGGTGAAGTCATTCCCAGTCAAGTGACGGATGGCCCTTACCTTTTCCGCACTGGGAATGGTCGGCTGGGTATGATTTGGACCAGTTGGGTCTATGATGTGTATACCCAAGGGGTGGCCTATTCGGAAACAGGCAAGCTGGAAGGGCCGTGGATCCAAGAGGAAAAGCCCATCACACCAGCCAATTTTGGCCATGGGATGTTGTTCCAGACCTTTGACGGGACATGGCTCATGGCAGCGCACAGCCATCGTGAAGAAAATAGCCGCTATATCCGAATCCCTCATTTGTTTGAAGTGGATTTGAGTGGGGATAAGCTGAAGGTTGTTGGGGCTTTTGACGTGGATTGA
- a CDS encoding glycoside hydrolase family 43 protein → MKILKTLLTVMFLAFSGQLLYGQAPETYYHITAKGNPLFTHKYTADPAAMVLEDTLWLYTGHDFEGGQKGYKMKDWLVFSTTDMSNWTEHPVPLKIEDFAWAESGDAYAGHVAERNGKYYWYISTNWTGIGVAVADNPAGPFKDALGEPLLTNEDCFASDHSWACIDPAIFTDDDGQPWIFWGNGECYYVKLKDNMIEIDGEIKEVNFDGFVFEEAPWIHHKDGKYYLTYASGFPEKIAYATSESIEGPWEYQGILNEIAGNSNTNHQSIVKFKDRWYFIYHNGGMQRGGTSYSRSVCIDPLHYNFDGTLKRVQMTTEGVEPVD, encoded by the coding sequence ATGAAAATACTTAAAACCTTATTGACAGTTATGTTTTTGGCATTTTCAGGACAGTTGCTCTATGGCCAAGCACCTGAAACGTACTATCATATTACGGCAAAGGGAAATCCGCTTTTTACCCACAAATATACGGCTGATCCTGCGGCAATGGTGCTGGAAGATACCCTTTGGCTCTACACTGGTCATGACTTTGAAGGAGGCCAAAAAGGGTATAAGATGAAAGACTGGTTGGTGTTTTCTACCACAGATATGAGCAACTGGACAGAGCATCCAGTGCCGCTAAAAATAGAGGACTTTGCTTGGGCAGAGAGTGGAGATGCCTATGCTGGACATGTGGCTGAGCGTAATGGGAAGTATTATTGGTATATCAGCACCAACTGGACAGGCATCGGTGTGGCAGTGGCGGATAATCCTGCGGGACCATTTAAGGACGCATTGGGGGAGCCTTTGTTGACAAATGAGGATTGTTTTGCCTCGGATCATTCTTGGGCTTGCATTGACCCAGCGATTTTTACCGATGATGACGGGCAGCCTTGGATCTTTTGGGGAAATGGCGAGTGCTACTACGTCAAGCTGAAAGACAATATGATCGAGATAGACGGTGAAATCAAGGAGGTTAACTTTGATGGATTTGTCTTTGAGGAGGCTCCTTGGATTCATCATAAGGATGGCAAGTACTATTTGACCTATGCGTCTGGATTTCCTGAAAAAATAGCTTATGCCACTTCAGAAAGCATAGAAGGCCCTTGGGAATATCAGGGCATACTAAACGAAATCGCAGGCAACAGCAATACCAATCACCAGTCTATTGTGAAATTTAAAGATCGCTGGTACTTCATCTACCACAATGGCGGGATGCAGCGCGGAGGGACCAGTTACAGCCGATCGGTTTGCATTGATCCCCTGCACTACAATTTTGACGGAACCCTTAAGCGTGTGCAGATGACCACTGAAGGGGTGGAGCCCGTCGATTGA
- a CDS encoding NHL repeat-containing protein — protein MQQKSHNNRRKFIKSTSTFIAGGLLFPHINFGKALDPKAAIVGHGDFQYKVKKEWGTQDPAIYPVKDCHEMVQDKKGRLILLTNETQNNVMFYDRSGKVLNTWGHDFPGAHGLTLHDENGEEFLYITDHDRHQVFKATLDGKILLTLDYPKETGVYDGPEKYKPTEVAIGPNGDIYIADGYGQSYVIQYSSTGEYIRHFGGNGDADDQLKQAHGICLDTRKGDTPELIVTSRIAHEFKRFSLEGEHLETIAVGNCWINRPVIKGENLYFSVLRTETAEGDDGISLVLDKNDKVISAPGGSAPTYVGGKLQTITFDGKTFINPHDVCIDEDENIYVPQWNSGKTYPVLLERV, from the coding sequence ATGCAGCAAAAGTCCCACAATAACCGCCGGAAATTCATCAAATCTACCTCTACATTCATAGCTGGAGGCCTACTCTTTCCCCACATCAATTTTGGCAAAGCGCTGGACCCCAAGGCAGCCATCGTTGGCCATGGTGACTTTCAGTACAAAGTCAAAAAGGAATGGGGCACCCAAGACCCCGCCATTTACCCCGTCAAGGACTGTCATGAAATGGTTCAGGACAAAAAAGGAAGACTCATCCTACTGACCAATGAGACCCAAAACAATGTAATGTTTTATGACCGCTCTGGAAAAGTCCTGAACACTTGGGGCCATGATTTTCCGGGTGCCCATGGCCTGACCTTACACGATGAAAACGGTGAAGAATTTTTGTACATCACTGATCATGATCGCCATCAAGTCTTCAAAGCCACGTTGGATGGAAAAATCCTCCTCACCTTAGACTATCCCAAAGAAACAGGCGTCTATGACGGTCCAGAAAAATACAAGCCCACTGAAGTGGCCATCGGCCCGAATGGAGATATCTATATTGCTGATGGTTATGGGCAAAGCTATGTCATCCAATATTCCTCCACGGGGGAATACATCCGGCATTTTGGCGGCAACGGTGACGCAGACGACCAACTCAAGCAGGCACATGGCATCTGCCTCGACACGCGAAAAGGCGACACTCCTGAGCTGATCGTCACTTCACGAATTGCCCATGAATTTAAGCGGTTTTCGCTGGAGGGGGAACACCTCGAAACCATAGCCGTGGGCAACTGTTGGATCAACAGGCCGGTGATCAAAGGAGAGAATCTTTACTTCTCTGTATTGCGCACCGAAACAGCAGAAGGCGATGATGGCATCAGCTTGGTCTTGGACAAAAACGACAAGGTAATCTCTGCCCCCGGCGGTTCTGCGCCTACTTATGTGGGCGGAAAACTACAAACCATCACCTTTGACGGTAAGACCTTCATAAATCCCCATGACGTATGCATTGACGAAGATGAGAACATCTATGTTCCACAGTGGAATTCCGGAAAAACCTACCCGGTACTGCTTGAAAGAGTATAA
- a CDS encoding glycoside hydrolase family 43 protein, producing the protein MKMTIRNLLAVVALMVNAACSTAPGKYDGYLFAYFEGGGEADRQEQIRFAVSTDAVNWQALNQNQPILSSSEISQTGGVRDPHILRGADDSDFYMVATDMFTKANGWDHNPGVVLLHSPDLIEWSHSWVDLEASYPEQFKDVKWVWAPQVIYDREVSKYLVYFTVRFYYDDRLDFYSAYANEDFTGFEAAPQLMYKTKYGAIDGDIVEKDGVYHLFYKGHTRNKDGEEIKNGIQQATSPSLKGPWKEDFRYVDIYAGKPTRVEGSSVFKLNGKEEYFLMYDLYSDHRYEYQRSSDLFEFSDTTGIFTKDFYPRHGSVISITKSEAKRLQNKWGGVPEELLD; encoded by the coding sequence ATGAAAATGACCATTAGGAATTTGTTGGCAGTGGTTGCTTTGATGGTGAATGCTGCCTGTTCGACAGCGCCAGGAAAATATGATGGATACCTCTTCGCTTATTTTGAAGGGGGAGGCGAGGCCGATAGGCAAGAGCAGATCCGCTTTGCCGTCAGTACAGATGCGGTAAACTGGCAGGCGTTGAACCAAAATCAGCCGATTCTCTCATCTTCGGAAATCTCCCAAACAGGCGGGGTACGTGATCCACATATCTTACGGGGTGCCGATGACAGTGATTTTTATATGGTTGCTACGGATATGTTTACCAAAGCCAATGGCTGGGACCATAATCCAGGCGTGGTACTGTTACATTCTCCTGATTTGATCGAATGGAGCCACAGTTGGGTAGATTTAGAAGCCAGCTATCCTGAGCAATTTAAAGACGTAAAATGGGTATGGGCACCCCAAGTGATCTATGATCGTGAAGTGAGCAAATATTTGGTCTATTTTACCGTAAGGTTTTATTATGATGATCGGTTAGATTTTTACAGTGCCTATGCCAATGAAGATTTTACGGGTTTTGAAGCTGCGCCCCAGCTGATGTATAAAACTAAATACGGGGCGATTGATGGTGATATTGTCGAGAAAGATGGGGTTTATCACCTGTTTTATAAAGGCCATACCAGAAATAAGGATGGGGAAGAAATCAAGAATGGGATCCAGCAAGCCACGAGTCCATCGTTGAAAGGGCCATGGAAGGAAGATTTCAGGTATGTGGACATTTATGCTGGCAAGCCCACACGTGTGGAAGGCTCATCGGTATTTAAACTAAATGGCAAAGAGGAGTATTTCCTTATGTATGACCTCTACTCAGATCACCGATATGAATATCAACGTAGTTCTGATTTGTTCGAATTTTCAGATACCACCGGTATTTTTACCAAGGATTTTTATCCTCGTCATGGCAGTGTGATCAGTATTACCAAGTCGGAAGCCAAACGCCTACAGAATAAGTGGGGCGGCGTCCCGGAAGAGTTGCTAGATTAG
- a CDS encoding glycoside hydrolase family 43 protein, whose protein sequence is MKSSLITLFVLFGILSSSIAQSDEVYLFSYFMGNGEDGLHLAYSEDGLHWKALNDNKSVLTPTAGGDKLMRDPCIIRGGDGKFHMVWTVSWNEKGLGYASSEDLIHWSEQQFIPVMAHEEGARNTWAPEVFYDDKKDRYMIFWSTTIKGLYPETQDTLESAYNHRMYYTTTKDFKKFSKTKLFYEPGFNVIDGTIIQHDGEYVMFVKDETRTPPAKNIRITKSKKLTKGYPVAGKPITGQYWAEGPTPLMIDGKCLLFFDKYRDHHMGAVASTDFENWEDISDEISFPKGTRHGTAFKVTQEEFKKLQETF, encoded by the coding sequence ATGAAATCCTCACTCATTACCCTTTTCGTGCTATTCGGTATTTTAAGCTCAAGCATTGCCCAAAGCGATGAGGTCTATCTATTTTCTTACTTTATGGGCAATGGCGAAGATGGGCTCCACCTGGCCTACAGCGAGGACGGCTTACACTGGAAAGCCCTCAACGATAACAAAAGTGTGCTCACTCCAACAGCTGGTGGCGATAAGCTGATGCGTGACCCCTGCATCATCCGAGGTGGGGATGGTAAATTCCACATGGTTTGGACCGTAAGCTGGAATGAAAAAGGGCTGGGCTACGCTTCCTCGGAGGACCTTATCCACTGGTCGGAGCAGCAATTTATTCCTGTCATGGCCCACGAAGAAGGTGCACGCAACACTTGGGCGCCAGAGGTATTCTATGATGACAAAAAGGACCGTTACATGATTTTTTGGTCCACCACCATCAAAGGGCTGTACCCAGAAACGCAAGACACCTTAGAAAGTGCCTATAACCATCGAATGTATTATACTACCACCAAAGATTTTAAGAAATTCTCCAAAACAAAACTATTCTACGAACCTGGCTTCAATGTCATCGACGGCACCATTATCCAGCATGACGGAGAATATGTCATGTTTGTAAAAGACGAAACCAGAACTCCCCCAGCAAAAAACATCCGCATCACCAAAAGTAAAAAGCTGACCAAAGGCTATCCTGTAGCCGGAAAACCCATCACAGGGCAGTATTGGGCAGAAGGCCCTACGCCACTCATGATAGACGGAAAATGCCTCCTCTTTTTCGACAAATACCGTGACCACCATATGGGGGCTGTAGCTTCTACGGACTTCGAAAATTGGGAAGATATCTCTGACGAAATCAGCTTTCCGAAAGGAACCCGTCATGGAACAGCATTTAAAGTCACTCAAGAGGAATTTAAAAAGCTACAGGAGACCTTTTAA
- a CDS encoding helix-turn-helix domain-containing protein yields the protein MDKREKDHIIAQITTSKTFSRAPSSCVLLRFLADATLDGRDLKETTIGMELYGKSYEDERSAANIRVNVYHLRKKLEKYYQEEGADDQWQVRIKKGQYQVDFIKSREDEPATNRTKYGIALAGFILLLAVGFWLISRKTYTPLWQAYFENGKETTLFIGDFFGIMGTTATGEIGWNRDYNINNIEDYYRYLEEHPEKKGEINPANYPYVTGMAANGTMNISRLFHRQDKDFDILFSSQTTIKDITETNSIYIGPIKNGNLFIDFFNDANPHVSINHGMLDFQDPEKNIDTLVNLSVDDGQIYEHAVVSRYKGPNETEQFVFFSDHDIGVKATTEKFTDIEWLEHDFKQLLNDSQYFTAIFLVKGKDRTSMELELLLWDVLDDQ from the coding sequence ATGGACAAGCGAGAAAAAGATCATATCATAGCACAAATCACCACCAGCAAAACCTTCAGCCGTGCCCCTTCAAGTTGTGTACTGCTTCGATTCTTGGCTGATGCTACATTGGATGGCAGAGACCTTAAAGAAACTACCATCGGGATGGAGCTTTATGGTAAATCCTATGAAGACGAAAGGAGTGCTGCAAACATCCGGGTCAATGTCTATCACCTGAGAAAAAAGCTGGAAAAATATTATCAGGAAGAAGGCGCAGATGACCAGTGGCAGGTCCGCATCAAAAAGGGACAATATCAGGTAGATTTTATCAAAAGTAGGGAAGATGAACCCGCTACGAACCGGACAAAGTACGGGATCGCCTTGGCAGGTTTTATACTATTGCTGGCAGTGGGCTTTTGGTTGATCAGCAGAAAAACCTACACTCCACTCTGGCAAGCTTATTTTGAGAACGGCAAAGAGACCACCCTTTTCATCGGTGACTTTTTTGGCATCATGGGCACCACCGCGACTGGAGAAATAGGCTGGAATCGGGATTATAACATCAATAATATCGAAGATTATTACCGATACCTTGAAGAGCATCCAGAAAAAAAAGGGGAAATCAACCCCGCCAATTACCCGTATGTCACTGGAATGGCAGCCAATGGCACCATGAATATTTCAAGGCTCTTTCACCGACAGGACAAAGACTTTGACATCCTCTTCAGCTCCCAAACCACCATCAAGGACATTACTGAAACCAATTCCATCTACATCGGACCAATTAAAAACGGCAATTTATTCATCGACTTTTTCAACGATGCCAATCCACATGTTTCCATTAACCATGGCATGCTGGATTTTCAAGATCCGGAAAAAAACATCGACACACTCGTCAACCTGAGCGTGGATGATGGCCAAATTTACGAACATGCCGTCGTCTCCCGCTACAAAGGCCCCAACGAAACGGAGCAATTTGTTTTCTTCTCCGATCATGACATTGGCGTGAAAGCGACAACTGAAAAATTCACCGATATAGAATGGCTGGAGCATGACTTTAAACAACTCCTAAATGATTCCCAATACTTCACGGCTATTTTCCTTGTAAAAGGCAAAGACAGGACCAGCATGGAACTGGAACTCTTGCTTTGGGATGTCCTTGATGACCAATGA